GAAAAGGACCGCAAGAACGCGATCCGCCAACTGGCGAAGCTGAAAGGCGGCCATGCCGGCCGTGGCGTCGAGGTCTTCAAACGCGTCTGTTCGGCATGTCACATGGTTGGCGATGTCGGCAAGAAATTTGGTCCCGATCTGAGTGACATCGGCCGTCGGTTCAACCTAGAACAGATCATCAGCTCGATCATCATGCCCAACGAGGAGATCTCCAAGGGATACGAAACGGTGATGGTCCTGACGATCGACGGTGCAACGCACAACGGCTTCATCCTGAGCGAGGACGACGAGACGTTGTCGTTGGGAATCGCCAATGGCAAGCAGATCGACGTGTTGAAGGATGACATCGACATCCGCAAGCCGATGAAGGCGAGTTCGATGCCGGAGGGCTTAGTGAAAACGATCGCTCCTGTCGAATTCCTCGACCTGATCGCTTACTTGCAAAATCAGAAAGCGGTTGCATTTTCCAAGAGCGACGATGGGTGGATTCGCAGCACCGAAAAGAACCCGCCGCCGATGCGAACTCACGGTGAGTTTAAAGAGATCTCGCGCGATGCCGAAGTTAAATTGGGCGACGCGTTTGGCAATCGCGATTGGAACAACGATGTCCACCTATTCCTCAATCCTTTGAAGCGAGCGAGCTGGGATTTCAGTTTTCATTCGCAGCACGATGCCGATAATCCAGCGCTGACGATTCGGTTGGCCGAGGAATCGGAGGTTCGGCACATCGAATTGAAGAACCGCTTGGAGAGTGAGTTCCACAAGCGAGCCGAAGGCTTGACCGTTTGGACCTCCACCGACGGCAAGGACTATCAAAAGGTCTGGGCCGCGGAGAAACCAGCCGGAACGTATTCGATCGATCTGCCCGCCGGCACGCGAGCAAAATACGTCCGCATCGGCCTCGATGGCAAAGGAACGTTCCACCTGTTCCAAGGCGTTATCTACGGCAAATAGCGCCGCATCCCGCAGGGATCGAAGATGGTTGCCGGAGGTCGCCGCGCAGCGGCGCACCTCCGGAATTTAGGTTCCTACGCGCACGCCAGATCTCGAAGGGATCGAAGATGGTAGCCGGAGGTCGACGCGCAGCGGCGAACCTCCGGAACACGACGTACGCGCGCAATCGCTCCCGCAGGGAGCGCAGTTCGATATGCGTCCCCGTCGGGGGCGGCGTTCGATATCGCGAATCGGTTACCGGTGGTATTCGCTGCGCTCAAACCACCGGCTACCTTTTGGAGCGGCTTCGCGGATAGAATAGATGCGCACCAAATCCCGCAGGGATTGCAGATGGTAGCCGGGGCGTGGAGACGTTAGATCCACGGAATTCGAAACTCTTGACGAGTTCCGCAACGGGCGGATTCCGTTATCGCCGTTCCTTCTTAACCGCCGGTGCTCTCGAGGTCTTTCATGTAGACCGCGAGCGTCGTTTCGAAGGTGTTGGCGTCGATTTTGTAGTGTGGATCCGAATCGGTGTATTTGTTGCAGTGTTCAACCAACACGCGATAGAGGAAGCGGAACAGATGCCGTGGGACGCGCAACGATTGCATCGCGGCTAACAGCCGTTCGTACGAGATATTGTCGTCGAACAGATTGCGTGGTTCAGGCGATTGCCCCTCCGCCGCACACGCCATCAAGCGCGACTGTGCGAGGTCGTAGAGCGCTTCGCCGGTCCAATGGAAGCTGGGGATCAGGTTCTGTTTATCCAGCCGTGCCCGTTCGTGGAACTCTCGTGTTTCGCGTTCGACGTCGCGATGTAATTCCTGCGGCAACAGCAGCTTCAGCCCAACGCCCGAATGCTTCAGCAGCTTGTTGTCCAACAGCGGCCAGACGAAGCGACGCATCAATTCCGGCTTGCCGCCCATCAGATGCGGTTCGTCGACACGATCGATCAGCACGATCACGCCGGAGAATCCGAGTCGAGCCAACAGCGACTGGAATTTACTGAGCAATTCATAACGGTCATCGGTGCGATCGAATCGCGGCAGCGGTTGACTGGCAAGTTCGCTGAAAGGAATCGACAGCAATGTCTTGTGCAGTGCATGGGTATCGCGTTTACCAACACGCATGTGTTTCCGAATCCCACGGGCCATCCACCAGCACCGCAGCCAACGCAACTTGTAGTGCGCGGCACCGGCGAAACTGATCAACAGAAACAACGCAGCCGAAAATGCTGGGCTGAGCCGGTCGGTATATGCCAACCAACCACTCAGAACCACGGCGACAACCAACGCGGCAATCGCCAGCCAGAAATCCCAGCGGACAGCCCAATTGCGGTAACCCAACTTCTTCCGCAGCCCATTCCAACGCTCGGGGAAGGATTCGCCAGTCGATTGATCGTAGGCAAGGGCCAGCAGCAGCAGGTCGCGGGCTTGATGGCGTTCCAATTTTCGGAGGTCTTCGTCGCGGACTTCGGTTGCCACCGAATCGTTGGCGTTGTTCTGATCCAACACGCGGTCGACTAATCGCGTGACGCCAAGGCACAAGATCGCATCGATATGATCCCACAACCGCCAGGCGTCGAGGGTCTTTTCAGGCTTCTTGGCCAAACGCCGGGGCAACCGTTCCTGGAAATGGTCCAAGAAGGGATTGAAGTCGTCGTAGCGGATGACAAATGTGCGGTTGTTCAAGTGCTGGCGATTGTAGCGATCCAGATGCCTATCGATCTGCAATCCGATCGCGGTCTTGCCAGCCCCCTTGGCTCCAAACACGATCGCCGTGCTTGGTTCCGATGGATCTCCATAGACCTTATCCCAGACAGGATGATAGGCGCTGGAAATGCAAAACTCTTTGAAAACCGGATCGGTTTGTGCATCCTCTTCAGCGAAGGGATTGCGGCTGATACCGTGATGTTCAAGAAAGGAATGGATATTCATAGGTTCGCCGATATCGGACGTGAGACGCAGGTCGCGAGGATATTTTCAAGTTGGTGAAGCATACTTTGGGCTGCACCATTTCGCCGAGCCAAGCGGCAGCGGATCGGAAGGTTTCAAGGGAGCGAGAACTACCCAATCGTCGCAATCGCTAAACCCCGCTCCAGCGTACCTATGAAAATCGCTCGGCGAAATGCCCCCGCCGAGCGATGTTTTATCGAGGTCGTGCAATCTATCGTCGCTTTGCCGACCCCCGATTGCGATTCTTGTTCCCAAGCGGCGTTGGGTACGAGCAAACAAAGTCTGCCACCCAGCCCGCGATATCTACTTAATGCCCTTGAGCATCGCCTTGAAGGCATCCTTGTTTTCGTCGACGATCGCTTTTGGACCTGTCAGTTTAATGAAATACTTGCGACCATCGTTGACGACAATCGCCCCCAGCATTCCGTAGTCTTCGCGTTTGACTGTCTTTCCAGGAGCAAACGGGCCGCCCCCCATCGATTCTTTGAACGTGCCTTGCAGTTCCACCAAATGAACTTCGTTCCCTTCAACGTCCAGCTTTTCGATCTTGGAAGTCGCCTTGGCCGATCCACCCCCCGGAGCGGTGAACTGCCCGATCCAACGATCGATATTGGCCGTGATATCGCCACCAGCAGCCATCATTGTCAACCGCGCCGGCGCCTCGACACCTTCTTTGCTGATCGAGTATTCCCTCTCTACGATTCGCGAACGAGGTTGAACCGCCTTCCAAGCTGCAGGGGTTTCCATTTTGATCGCGCCGCCAAACGCTTCGACAGTCTCGGCGTAGCTGTTCGCACTAACCAACAATTGACTGAGGGTAAAAATTCCGAGGAAAGCAAAACGTCGCATTTTGAAAGACTCCGAAGGGTCGGTGGGGAAGGGTTGATTTTCGTTTCGCAAGATTTTAGCCCGCAGCGGAGCAAAAAGCCAATCCAACCAGGCAAGTTCCTCGCGTTTGAATCCGCCGCTGCAAGTCGCTCGCACCGTGTCGCACACTGCGAATTCGGGGCGATCGATCGACTAATAAAGTGCGGACGCAAGCTTTCGGCGGTATTCGCCCGTCAGCGGCGAATCGTCGGGGAGCGAGCGGAAGATGTCGATCATCAGCAGCCGAGCGTGATCGCGTTCGTCCCCCTTGGTGCTTTCGACGACTTCCAAAGCCAGATCCAACGCGGTTTGAAAATTGCCCGCCGCCGCCTGCTTGCGGGCGACTTCGATCTTCAAAGACACATTGCCAGGGTCGGCAACCAATTGTTGCTGCAGTTCCTGAAGATCGCCCGCAGGAACCTCAGCGGCCAACGTCAGCCGCGACTTCAGTTGTTCGGCATCGGGGTCGAGAAATCCGCGTGACTCCAGTTCTTCCAATATTTTCGTCGCCGCCGCGACATCTCCCGACGCAAGGGATGCGCGACCAACGCCGATCTTCGCCGGCAGGTCCTCGGGATCGTCGTCGAGCATTTGTTGGTAGATCTTCAGTGCGGCTGCGGGATCGGAATCCTCCATCCGCTTGGCAGCTTGGAACTCGTCGGCGGCAACGATCCGGCGAAAGAACATTCGCAACACAGTCTCGCTGACCGCCCCTTGCAACCCATCGATGATCGCACCGTCGATGACACCGAAGAGCGCGGGGATTCCAGAG
Above is a genomic segment from Rosistilla ulvae containing:
- a CDS encoding tetratricopeptide repeat protein, giving the protein MNESNLIETTDETFELDVLERSRSVPVVVDFWADWCQPCRALAPLLEQMAEEFAGRVMVAKANTDQCQQAATEFGVSGIPALFGVIDGAIIDGLQGAVSETVLRMFFRRIVAADEFQAAKRMEDSDPAAALKIYQQMLDDDPEDLPAKIGVGRASLASGDVAAATKILEELESRGFLDPDAEQLKSRLTLAAEVPAGDLQELQQQLVADPGNVSLKIEVARKQAAAGNFQTALDLALEVVESTKGDERDHARLLMIDIFRSLPDDSPLTGEYRRKLASALY